A single window of Doryrhamphus excisus isolate RoL2022-K1 chromosome 5, RoL_Dexc_1.0, whole genome shotgun sequence DNA harbors:
- the LOC131129077 gene encoding zinc finger protein OZF-like isoform X1 encodes MCNVQQLRALVEQRVNAAVEEIFGLFERTIAEYEEELSRTKKENERQRELLKAVFKPSVRLHRADIQQVSVESQEVVPSEQQEWNSGVGQESELPHIKEEEPWEQLQGLEKACISKFTFTGIPVKSEHDEAWSSYHCPSEENRQAEPLTQHMTTHDDGEHCGGPQADRNFAPLSDMDSSGTDHSNDAKEPLESNKDSEGDMRHHTDNKHFDCSECGKSFGQKAHFIRHMKTHTGEKPFACSVCAKRFSLKEHMKKHMMIHTGEKPFSCSVCSKGFRVKYEMMRHMKTHTGEKQFTCSVCMKSFSRKDYMIIHRRTHTGGHFGCSLCPKRFSCKRYVMIHMRTHSGEKPFSCDVCDRSFTYKYQVNKHKCAGAGSEAVEFD; translated from the exons ATGTGTAACGTCCAACAGCTGAGGGCGTTGGTGGAGCAGAGAGTAAATGCAGCTGTTGAAGAGATATTTGGACTGTTTGAAAGaaccatagcagagtacgaggaggaactttcgaGAACAAAAaaggagaacgagcgacaacgcGAACTGCTGAAGGCAGTTTTCAAGCCTTCCGTTCGTTTGCACCGAG CAGATATCCAGCAGGTGTCAGTGGAGAGTCAGGAAGTGGTTCCCTCTGAGCAGCAGGAATGGAACTCCGGTGTGGGGCAAGAGTCAGAGctcccccacattaaagaggaggaACCGTGGGAGCAGCTTCAAGGGCTAGAGAAGGCCTGCATCTCCAAGTTCACATTTACCGGCATCCCTGTCAAGAGTGAGCATGATGAAGCTTGGTCCTCCTATCACTGTCCAAGTGAAGAGAACAGGCAGGCAGAGCCTCTAAcgcaacacatgacaacacatgATGATGGGGAGCATTGTGGAGGACCACAAGCAGACAGAAACTTTGCCCCACTGTCAGATATGGACTCTTCTGGGACTGATCACAGTAATGATGCCAAAGAACCTTTGGAGAGTAATAAGGACTCTGAAGGTGATATGAGACATCACACTGACAACAAACACTTTGACTGCTCTGAATGTGGGAAATCGTTTGGGCAGAAGGCCCATTTCATAAGACACATGAaaacgcacacaggagagaaaccttttgctTGCTCAGTTTGCGCCAAAAGATTCTCCTTAAAGGaacacatgaaaaaacacatgaTGATACACACGGGGGAGAAACCCTTCTCCTGTTCAGTTTGCTCTAAAGGATTTCGAGTAAAGTACGAAATGATGAGGCACATGAAAACGCACACAGGCGAGAAACAGTTTACCTGCTCCGTTTGCATGAAAAGTTTCTCCCGGAAGGATTATATGATAATACATAGGAGAACACACACGGGAGGACATTTCGGCTGCTCGCTTTGTCCTAAAAGATTTTCTTGCAAAAGATATGTGATGATACACATGAGGACACACTCCGGGGAGAAACCGTTCAGTTGTGATGTGTGCGACAGAAGCTTCACTTACAAGTATCAGGTGAACAAACACAAGTGTGCTGGTGCAGGAAGTGAAGCTGTGGAGTTTGATTAA
- the LOC131129077 gene encoding uncharacterized protein LOC131129077 isoform X3, giving the protein MCNVQQLRALVEQRVNAAVEEIFGLFERTIAEYEEELSRTKKENERQRELLKAVFKPSVRLHRADIQQVSVESQEVVPSEQQEWNSGVGQESELPHIKEEEPWEQLQGLEKACISKFTFTGIPVKSEHDEAWSSYHCPSEENRQAEPLTQHMTTHDDGEHCGGPQADRNFAPLSDMDSSGTDHSNDAKEPLESNKDSEGLEPIPAVFGREHTNILSKNMDCGRKMDYPERTHTRE; this is encoded by the exons ATGTGTAACGTCCAACAGCTGAGGGCGTTGGTGGAGCAGAGAGTAAATGCAGCTGTTGAAGAGATATTTGGACTGTTTGAAAGaaccatagcagagtacgaggaggaactttcgaGAACAAAAaaggagaacgagcgacaacgcGAACTGCTGAAGGCAGTTTTCAAGCCTTCCGTTCGTTTGCACCGAG CAGATATCCAGCAGGTGTCAGTGGAGAGTCAGGAAGTGGTTCCCTCTGAGCAGCAGGAATGGAACTCCGGTGTGGGGCAAGAGTCAGAGctcccccacattaaagaggaggaACCGTGGGAGCAGCTTCAAGGGCTAGAGAAGGCCTGCATCTCCAAGTTCACATTTACCGGCATCCCTGTCAAGAGTGAGCATGATGAAGCTTGGTCCTCCTATCACTGTCCAAGTGAAGAGAACAGGCAGGCAGAGCCTCTAAcgcaacacatgacaacacatgATGATGGGGAGCATTGTGGAGGACCACAAGCAGACAGAAACTTTGCCCCACTGTCAGATATGGACTCTTCTGGGACTGATCACAGTAATGATGCCAAAGAACCTTTGGAGAGTAATAAGGACTCTGAAG ggctggagcctatcccagctgtcttcgggcgagaacacacaaacatcctttccaaaaatatggattgtgggaggaagaTGGATTACCCAGAGAGAACCCACACCCgggaataa
- the LOC131129077 gene encoding zinc finger protein 436-like isoform X2, translating to MCNVQQLRALVEQRVNAAVEEIFGLFERTIAEYEEELSRTKKENERQRELLKAVFKPSVRLHRDIQQVSVESQEVVPSEQQEWNSGVGQESELPHIKEEEPWEQLQGLEKACISKFTFTGIPVKSEHDEAWSSYHCPSEENRQAEPLTQHMTTHDDGEHCGGPQADRNFAPLSDMDSSGTDHSNDAKEPLESNKDSEGDMRHHTDNKHFDCSECGKSFGQKAHFIRHMKTHTGEKPFACSVCAKRFSLKEHMKKHMMIHTGEKPFSCSVCSKGFRVKYEMMRHMKTHTGEKQFTCSVCMKSFSRKDYMIIHRRTHTGGHFGCSLCPKRFSCKRYVMIHMRTHSGEKPFSCDVCDRSFTYKYQVNKHKCAGAGSEAVEFD from the exons ATGTGTAACGTCCAACAGCTGAGGGCGTTGGTGGAGCAGAGAGTAAATGCAGCTGTTGAAGAGATATTTGGACTGTTTGAAAGaaccatagcagagtacgaggaggaactttcgaGAACAAAAaaggagaacgagcgacaacgcGAACTGCTGAAGGCAGTTTTCAAGCCTTCCGTTCGTTTGCACCGAG ATATCCAGCAGGTGTCAGTGGAGAGTCAGGAAGTGGTTCCCTCTGAGCAGCAGGAATGGAACTCCGGTGTGGGGCAAGAGTCAGAGctcccccacattaaagaggaggaACCGTGGGAGCAGCTTCAAGGGCTAGAGAAGGCCTGCATCTCCAAGTTCACATTTACCGGCATCCCTGTCAAGAGTGAGCATGATGAAGCTTGGTCCTCCTATCACTGTCCAAGTGAAGAGAACAGGCAGGCAGAGCCTCTAAcgcaacacatgacaacacatgATGATGGGGAGCATTGTGGAGGACCACAAGCAGACAGAAACTTTGCCCCACTGTCAGATATGGACTCTTCTGGGACTGATCACAGTAATGATGCCAAAGAACCTTTGGAGAGTAATAAGGACTCTGAAGGTGATATGAGACATCACACTGACAACAAACACTTTGACTGCTCTGAATGTGGGAAATCGTTTGGGCAGAAGGCCCATTTCATAAGACACATGAaaacgcacacaggagagaaaccttttgctTGCTCAGTTTGCGCCAAAAGATTCTCCTTAAAGGaacacatgaaaaaacacatgaTGATACACACGGGGGAGAAACCCTTCTCCTGTTCAGTTTGCTCTAAAGGATTTCGAGTAAAGTACGAAATGATGAGGCACATGAAAACGCACACAGGCGAGAAACAGTTTACCTGCTCCGTTTGCATGAAAAGTTTCTCCCGGAAGGATTATATGATAATACATAGGAGAACACACACGGGAGGACATTTCGGCTGCTCGCTTTGTCCTAAAAGATTTTCTTGCAAAAGATATGTGATGATACACATGAGGACACACTCCGGGGAGAAACCGTTCAGTTGTGATGTGTGCGACAGAAGCTTCACTTACAAGTATCAGGTGAACAAACACAAGTGTGCTGGTGCAGGAAGTGAAGCTGTGGAGTTTGATTAA